One segment of Burkholderia multivorans ATCC BAA-247 DNA contains the following:
- a CDS encoding CHASE domain-containing protein, with protein MALLPDDRFRELGQSPSVCSLHRLLAAGFPLQWLALVSCLILMMLSIRHLRPSAKVIVVALAGWIAAASIVIGVLVASEIARLRREFVGQSETTYEIVRQRLDQNEAVLAGIDSLLHTFPGVESKGLSDYAHQMLTRYPHIYMIELQPRVELADVGKFEAWARKKVTLGYFIKDYGYGGERKWHPASTRSVYYPITFMEPQEPAALPVLGLDVYADSKFRGAIDKTIRTGRPSISAPFDLYEGGRAYLIFKAIYSSPPETSSVAVRAQLATRVVSMLIGAAPRI; from the coding sequence TTGGCTCTACTCCCTGATGATCGTTTCCGCGAGCTAGGTCAAAGTCCGTCCGTGTGTTCACTTCATCGGTTGCTGGCAGCAGGCTTCCCCTTACAATGGCTGGCCTTGGTTTCGTGCCTGATCCTGATGATGCTTTCCATTCGGCATCTCCGTCCTTCCGCCAAAGTGATTGTTGTTGCCCTTGCCGGGTGGATAGCTGCGGCATCGATCGTCATTGGTGTTCTTGTTGCCTCCGAGATTGCCCGTCTGCGAAGAGAGTTCGTGGGCCAGAGTGAGACGACCTACGAAATCGTTCGCCAGCGGCTCGACCAGAATGAAGCCGTACTCGCCGGCATCGATTCCCTGCTGCACACGTTCCCCGGCGTGGAGTCGAAGGGCTTGAGCGATTACGCTCACCAAATGCTGACGCGCTATCCGCACATCTACATGATCGAGTTGCAGCCGCGCGTGGAGCTGGCTGACGTCGGGAAATTCGAGGCTTGGGCAAGAAAGAAGGTCACGCTCGGGTACTTCATCAAAGATTACGGATATGGGGGCGAGCGGAAATGGCATCCTGCATCGACCCGCTCTGTCTACTATCCGATAACCTTCATGGAGCCGCAGGAGCCGGCTGCTCTTCCGGTCCTTGGGCTGGATGTCTATGCCGACAGCAAGTTTCGGGGGGCGATAGACAAGACCATCCGGACAGGGCGACCGTCGATTTCCGCACCCTTCGACCTGTATGAGGGCGGGCGGGCTTATCTGATCTTCAAGGCCATCTACAGTAGCCCTCCGGAAACCAGCAGCGTTGCAGTACGAGCACAACTCGCGACCCGAGTTGTTTCGATGCTGATTGGAGCGGCCCCACGTATCTGA
- a CDS encoding nucleoid-associated protein has protein sequence MLTLDLLVIERLVVHHINQRDADRNVVEPNYADDLLHLPPGAMDMFTRRIVQALGHRSHGIEVDIRDAGPGSFFQNAADAMHADEGQFMALSRQMAHDLAAAQVTRDLPPSKLIVVSGVVGRVQRRFMAVIKAEMQDGLGETRHGRQTQIDYLTNIFLTDSQRLYKIGYVQQIGGNAGRAQPYQREHFVMHLFDHLMTGTETRSAALYFYSGFMGADIAASDKRLTQDFYERTIEFINSRGFEPEDRMDLVDALRSELRSNKQTLSVADFGDEHFERATRDEYCDFMERANFPVHAVSKNTEYIKAKLKRRQRMVFSGDVVISTPPDKLKELVSIDTSVDGVTTVTINGTLQSQE, from the coding sequence ATGCTGACGTTGGATTTGCTCGTCATAGAGCGACTGGTTGTTCATCACATCAATCAACGGGATGCGGACAGAAACGTCGTCGAGCCAAATTACGCTGACGACTTGCTGCACTTGCCGCCGGGAGCGATGGATATGTTTACGCGACGGATTGTGCAGGCACTCGGGCATCGGTCGCACGGTATCGAGGTCGATATAAGAGACGCGGGTCCGGGCAGCTTTTTTCAGAATGCTGCCGATGCTATGCATGCTGACGAAGGTCAATTCATGGCGCTGAGTCGCCAGATGGCGCATGACTTGGCTGCTGCGCAGGTCACGCGGGATTTGCCGCCGAGCAAGCTTATTGTTGTTTCGGGCGTCGTGGGCAGAGTGCAACGCCGATTTATGGCAGTCATCAAAGCAGAAATGCAAGATGGGTTGGGTGAGACTAGACACGGTCGGCAGACTCAGATTGACTACCTGACGAATATCTTTCTTACTGACAGTCAGCGTCTGTATAAGATTGGCTACGTGCAACAGATCGGCGGGAATGCGGGACGTGCTCAGCCGTACCAGCGGGAGCATTTCGTGATGCATCTTTTCGACCACTTGATGACGGGGACCGAGACAAGAAGCGCTGCGCTGTATTTCTACAGCGGGTTCATGGGCGCTGACATCGCTGCCTCAGACAAGCGTCTGACACAGGACTTCTACGAACGTACCATCGAGTTCATTAACTCTCGCGGCTTCGAGCCAGAGGACCGTATGGATCTTGTCGATGCGTTGCGTTCAGAGCTCCGGAGCAACAAACAGACCCTCAGCGTGGCCGACTTTGGGGATGAACACTTTGAGCGAGCTACACGTGACGAGTATTGCGATTTCATGGAGCGTGCCAACTTTCCGGTGCATGCAGTATCCAAGAACACGGAGTACATCAAAGCGAAGCTTAAACGGCGACAGCGAATGGTTTTTTCGGGGGACGTAGTGATTTCTACGCCACCTGACAAACTGAAGGAGCTTGTTTCTATCGACACGTCTGTTGATGGGGTAACTACAGTTACCATTAACGGCACACTTCAGTCACAGGAATGA
- a CDS encoding MarR family transcriptional regulator, which produces MTTNDPLSRFHAFMTAYEGCRASALASALQMTPMAARALGLINAFPGMTLHELSCVLGGSQGQVIGAAFDLKHLGYIDITEEKNDNRRCVLQPIRDRMFGFDGYQRLVNNLAADAGIAERLEALLPLYQDVLMKALEELQGDAQNVQYQAQRRILARVV; this is translated from the coding sequence ATGACCACGAACGATCCTCTTTCCCGGTTTCACGCCTTCATGACCGCCTATGAGGGATGTCGAGCGTCGGCGCTCGCGAGCGCGTTGCAGATGACGCCGATGGCGGCCAGAGCACTCGGACTGATCAATGCATTTCCGGGCATGACCCTGCACGAACTGAGTTGTGTTCTCGGCGGCAGCCAGGGGCAGGTAATCGGCGCGGCATTCGACCTCAAGCATCTCGGATATATCGACATCACCGAGGAGAAAAACGACAATCGCCGGTGCGTTCTCCAGCCCATTCGCGACCGAATGTTCGGCTTCGATGGGTATCAGCGGCTCGTGAACAATCTGGCGGCGGACGCCGGAATCGCCGAACGCTTGGAGGCGTTGCTACCGCTGTATCAGGACGTTTTGATGAAAGCTTTGGAAGAGTTGCAGGGAGACGCCCAAAACGTTCAGTATCAAGCGCAGCGGCGGATTCTCGCGCGGGTGGTGTGA
- a CDS encoding asparaginase: protein MRDKPNIVVIGTGGTIAGRGESAANTSAYACSILTIDEILSAIPEASSLANLRAEQLLQTGSENFNNDHLLKIGKRVSAVLKDDDVDGVILTHGTDTIEETAYFLHLTLNSAKPVVVVGSMRPPSAMSSDASLNLYDAISVAIHPASRGKGTLVVANEEIHTARDVIKTNSFKLEAFRSPYGALGYVVEGEPRYYRVPSRDHTFLTEWSIDELEHLPKVDIVYAYGALGEEVIGTVASDANGLIYAGTGNGNVAERIIEPLRAASRNGLQVVRASRTGNGVVIRNGAQPDDDYGWIVVDDQAPQKARILLMLAMSSNPRERSALQAAFYRY, encoded by the coding sequence ATGAGAGACAAACCTAATATCGTAGTGATCGGCACGGGCGGCACCATTGCGGGCCGCGGTGAAAGCGCGGCGAATACCTCCGCCTACGCCTGTTCAATACTGACGATTGACGAGATTCTGTCCGCCATTCCCGAAGCATCGTCGCTCGCGAACCTGAGAGCGGAGCAATTGCTGCAAACCGGCTCCGAAAACTTCAACAACGATCATTTGCTCAAGATCGGCAAGCGGGTATCGGCCGTTCTGAAAGACGACGACGTCGACGGGGTCATCCTGACACACGGCACCGACACGATCGAGGAAACCGCCTACTTCCTGCACCTTACGTTAAACAGCGCAAAGCCCGTAGTCGTCGTCGGATCGATGCGCCCGCCCTCCGCGATGAGTTCCGACGCCTCGCTCAACCTTTACGATGCCATTTCGGTGGCGATTCACCCGGCCTCGCGCGGAAAAGGCACGCTTGTCGTCGCCAACGAAGAGATCCACACCGCGCGCGACGTCATCAAGACAAACAGCTTCAAACTTGAAGCGTTTCGCTCGCCATACGGCGCGCTCGGGTACGTCGTCGAAGGGGAGCCGCGCTACTACCGCGTACCGTCCCGCGACCATACCTTTCTCACTGAATGGTCCATCGACGAGCTCGAGCATCTGCCGAAAGTCGATATCGTCTACGCGTATGGCGCGCTCGGCGAGGAGGTGATCGGTACGGTCGCATCCGATGCGAACGGACTCATTTATGCGGGCACCGGCAACGGCAACGTGGCGGAGCGCATCATCGAGCCGTTGCGAGCGGCGTCGCGCAACGGCCTGCAAGTCGTGCGCGCCTCGCGCACCGGCAACGGAGTCGTGATCCGCAATGGTGCGCAGCCGGACGACGATTACGGTTGGATCGTGGTTGACGACCAAGCGCCGCAAAAAGCCCGCATTCTGCTGATGCTGGCCATGTCAAGCAATCCGCGCGAGCGAAGCGCGCTGCAAGCAGCGTTTTATCGCTACTGA
- a CDS encoding GTP pyrophosphokinase — MTQDEVDKWLGDLSPALEEWGKFVVQRVTNRVRGEIGEHRYGSFFKVEPTYRVKSAKSAFEKIDRKGYTDPGRQITDLVGARFIVLVRTDIDILQEALAHCTDWTLSRERDPSFEISQEPMVFDYQSVHYLARNKSKLVLNEVEVPADLACEVQVRTLLQHAYAELVHDNIYKPAGVVPSSTKRLVARCMALMETTDSMFCEALEELNQVNTEREEWLRFLPDVYAQVTGYRDVSASDDDTMTVLSKYRDWLTQTNREKLRELVTLPALAKKIAGRVGSDSLFDRPMCLLAYSLIDEHGSAAFELWPIERYANDVQTIMADLGKASKVR, encoded by the coding sequence ATGACCCAAGACGAAGTCGATAAGTGGCTTGGCGATCTATCTCCCGCACTTGAGGAGTGGGGGAAATTTGTCGTCCAGCGAGTCACTAATCGGGTGCGAGGCGAAATCGGAGAGCATAGGTATGGATCCTTCTTCAAGGTGGAGCCGACCTATCGTGTGAAGAGTGCCAAGTCCGCTTTTGAGAAAATCGACAGGAAAGGATACACAGATCCCGGCAGGCAGATCACGGATCTAGTGGGGGCACGCTTCATCGTTTTAGTGCGCACGGACATCGACATACTACAGGAGGCTTTGGCTCACTGCACAGACTGGACGCTTAGCAGGGAGCGGGACCCGTCATTCGAAATCAGCCAGGAGCCAATGGTCTTCGACTATCAGTCGGTCCATTATCTCGCAAGAAATAAGAGCAAGCTGGTACTCAACGAGGTTGAAGTGCCAGCGGATCTTGCGTGCGAAGTCCAAGTGCGAACGTTGTTGCAGCATGCATATGCGGAACTTGTGCATGACAACATTTACAAGCCAGCGGGCGTAGTGCCATCGTCCACGAAGCGACTAGTTGCTCGGTGCATGGCGCTGATGGAAACGACGGACAGCATGTTCTGTGAGGCGCTTGAAGAGTTAAATCAGGTGAATACGGAGCGTGAAGAATGGCTTCGGTTCTTGCCTGATGTCTATGCGCAAGTCACGGGGTATCGCGATGTGTCAGCTAGTGACGACGATACAATGACGGTGTTGAGCAAATATCGCGACTGGCTAACGCAAACGAATCGAGAAAAATTGCGCGAGCTCGTTACTCTGCCTGCTCTGGCGAAGAAGATCGCCGGCCGTGTTGGTAGCGACTCTTTGTTCGATCGACCAATGTGCCTGCTCGCATACTCGTTGATTGACGAACACGGCTCGGCTGCGTTCGAGTTGTGGCCTATCGAGAGATATGCGAACGACGTACAGACGATCATGGCGGATCTCGGAAAGGCGAGCAAGGTGCGTTAA
- a CDS encoding IS3 family transposase (programmed frameshift) — translation MRDSLVPISKPSHYVESIEILTEPERRRRRTAQEKIAIVQETLEPGASVSAVARRHGVNANQVFGWRKQYQEGSLAAVKVGETVVPASELAAAIKEIKELQRLLGKKTLEVEILKEAVEWGRFKKPDCALALAAGGRPMKTVCEVLGVARSAVAVKRTRLSDWRDGRRARVTNDAGLVEEIQTHVAHLPTYGYRRVWALLRRSREQTGAPCVNVKRVYRVMREHQLLLRRPGVRRDKRRHDGRIAVDRSNTRWCSDGFEFRCDDGTPLRVTFALDCCDREAISWAATTGGHSGDVVRDVMLAAVEQRFGTTRAAQPIEWLSDNGSAYIDHRTRSFARELGLEPLTTPVRSPQSNGMAESFVKTMKHNYVAYMDKPDAPTALSHLAIAFEHYNERHPHKALQYRSPREFRRNAVSST, via the exons ATGAGGGATAGTCTTGTGCCTATCAGTAAGCCTAGTCATTACGTGGAAAGCATCGAAATTCTGACCGAGCCGGAGCGCCGTCGTCGGCGCACGGCGCAAGAGAAAATCGCCATCGTGCAGGAGACACTTGAGCCGGGAGCATCGGTGTCGGCCGTGGCGCGTCGGCACGGCGTCAATGCCAACCAGGTGTTCGGCTGGCGCAAGCAATACCAGGAAGGCAGTCTGGCGGCGGTGAAGGTAGGCGAAACCGTTGTGCCGGCATCTGAACTGGCCGCCGCCATCAAGGAAATCAAGGAATTGCAACGGCTGCTCGGGAAGAAGACGCTGGAGGTCGAAATCCTGAAAGAAGCCGTGGAATGGGGCCGTT TCAAAAAACCTGATTGCGCGCTCGCCCTTGCTGCCGGGGGACGACCGATGAAGACGGTCTGCGAAGTTCTCGGCGTGGCGCGCTCTGCCGTGGCGGTGAAGCGAACTCGCTTGTCTGACTGGCGCGATGGTCGCCGTGCCCGCGTGACCAATGACGCTGGACTGGTCGAGGAAATTCAGACCCATGTAGCGCATCTGCCGACTTACGGCTACAGGCGTGTCTGGGCGCTGTTGCGTCGCAGTCGGGAGCAGACCGGTGCGCCGTGCGTCAACGTCAAGCGCGTGTATCGGGTCATGCGTGAGCATCAGTTGCTGCTGCGCCGCCCCGGAGTGCGGCGAGACAAGCGGCGGCATGACGGTCGCATTGCCGTAGACCGCAGCAACACCCGCTGGTGCTCCGACGGCTTCGAGTTCCGGTGCGACGATGGTACGCCGCTGCGCGTGACGTTTGCGCTGGACTGCTGCGACCGTGAGGCAATTAGCTGGGCAGCGACGACCGGCGGGCATAGCGGTGATGTGGTGCGCGACGTGATGCTGGCCGCCGTCGAGCAGCGCTTCGGTACCACACGGGCCGCGCAGCCCATCGAATGGCTGTCGGACAACGGCTCGGCCTACATCGACCACCGTACGCGCAGCTTCGCTCGCGAACTGGGCCTTGAGCCGCTGACCACGCCGGTACGTTCGCCGCAGAGCAATGGCATGGCTGAATCGTTCGTGAAGACCATGAAGCACAATTACGTTGCCTATATGGACAAGCCTGACGCACCAACGGCGCTCTCGCATCTGGCTATCGCGTTCGAACACTACAATGAGCGCCACCCGCATAAAGCCCTGCAATACCGCTCGCCTCGCGAGTTCAGGCGTAATGCGGTGTCATCAACCTAA
- a CDS encoding ornithine cyclodeaminase family protein, whose product MAHQVVFPNLAIRRPATFGVLRMENIMHIITDDQVHELITMSDAISTLRLALAEQGTQQAKIQPRVRTLGESISLSTMGAILPGAGVCGAKVYSTHKGIFDFVIPLFSTQDGRLLSIIHGGALTEYRTAAVTRIAFDAFGRSDSKVLTVFGTGVQARSHIRAIVEHSAIEQVLIVGIEHVAETVAQMQALFPQVRFDASSAEAAVKAADVIVTATRSAVPLFDGADVKAGTFVAAIGSSKPNAREIDDTVLSRASLIVVESLEQAKAEAGDLLMAAAGVIHWEEVVELGSAIANGDSLGRDEGDITVFKSLGIGLADVALGELVTRRVMQKAQALA is encoded by the coding sequence ATGGCGCATCAGGTCGTATTTCCAAACCTGGCCATCCGGCGGCCCGCCACATTCGGCGTTCTCAGGATGGAAAACATTATGCATATCATCACCGACGACCAAGTCCATGAGCTCATCACGATGAGCGACGCAATCTCCACGCTGCGACTTGCATTGGCGGAGCAAGGCACCCAACAGGCCAAGATTCAGCCGCGAGTGCGCACGCTCGGCGAAAGCATTTCATTGAGCACCATGGGAGCGATTTTGCCGGGCGCGGGTGTTTGCGGCGCGAAGGTATATTCCACACATAAGGGCATCTTCGACTTCGTCATCCCGTTGTTCTCCACGCAAGACGGGCGGCTGCTCTCGATCATTCATGGCGGCGCGCTAACCGAATACCGTACAGCGGCTGTGACGCGCATCGCATTCGATGCGTTTGGGCGCTCCGATTCAAAAGTGCTGACGGTGTTCGGTACAGGCGTACAGGCAAGATCCCATATTCGCGCGATCGTCGAGCACTCGGCCATCGAGCAGGTACTCATCGTCGGCATAGAACACGTCGCTGAGACCGTCGCGCAGATGCAGGCGCTCTTTCCGCAAGTGCGCTTCGATGCGTCGTCCGCCGAGGCGGCCGTGAAAGCCGCCGACGTCATCGTCACCGCGACGAGAAGCGCCGTGCCGCTCTTCGATGGCGCCGACGTCAAAGCGGGCACATTCGTCGCGGCCATCGGCTCAAGCAAACCGAATGCACGCGAAATCGACGATACGGTGCTTTCTCGCGCCAGCCTCATCGTCGTCGAATCGCTGGAGCAAGCAAAGGCTGAAGCCGGCGATCTGTTGATGGCCGCTGCCGGGGTAATCCATTGGGAAGAGGTGGTCGAGCTTGGCAGCGCGATTGCCAACGGCGACTCTCTTGGGCGCGACGAAGGCGATATCACCGTCTTTAAATCGCTTGGCATAGGGCTCGCCGACGTTGCCCTCGGCGAACTCGTTACGCGACGGGTCATGCAAAAAGCGCAAGCCCTCGCTTGA
- a CDS encoding helix-turn-helix domain-containing protein codes for MDYDPLELFGKRLVELRKAKGWSQEKLALESGLARSYVGGIERGQRNIALYNICVLAETLNVPPSDMLAFESGHGKNQRRK; via the coding sequence ATGGATTACGACCCGCTCGAATTGTTCGGAAAACGGCTGGTGGAACTGCGAAAGGCGAAAGGCTGGTCGCAGGAAAAACTCGCCCTCGAATCGGGCTTGGCGCGGTCGTATGTCGGCGGGATCGAGCGCGGTCAGAGAAACATCGCGCTCTACAATATCTGCGTCCTAGCCGAAACCTTGAACGTCCCGCCGAGCGATATGCTCGCGTTCGAGTCCGGTCACGGGAAAAATCAGCGTCGCAAGTAG
- a CDS encoding tyrosine-type recombinase/integrase: MALSDLAVRRAKATGKDYTLPDTLGLSLAVAATGGKTWHFRYYWLKEPKRMSFGTYPEVSLLEARALRDEARALVAKGINPRVHRKQKRAAVKLAGEHTFEVIYRKWFAHRALSLKKGRQTTHSILPRVFDKDVLPYLGKRSIYEIKRSDLLDVIAKIEKRKALSVAEKVRTWLNHLFRYALVIVPGLEQNPASDLDVVAVPLPPVNHNPFLRMEDLPKLLQRLRKYRGRLRTQLGLRLLCLTGVRTGELRLATPDQFDLDKGLWIIPPDVVKQLQVDMRRKRQRPQDIPPYIVPLSVQAIEIVRHMLEEFKPAQRYLLRHDNDLKKRMSENTLNGALKRMGYRDLLTGHGIRATMSTALNEFGYPKAWVDAQLSHVDPNKVSSTYNHAEYVEQRRRMMQDWADRLDLFEQNMVEAASMPLTIHLEGVPAIGGDPADSAPPRAATTPILLVTKPGDAMPLVSAAAQRLPAVTAPRSVMEQPLSDVQRKRMELVDVFESPHNLPVVEFAKMAGKSRRWISYEIKAGNLLALNLGNRGQRVPDWHLDPLKHELVQSVMKLSRGADPWQIYHALLQPRAMLRGRSALEGATANNLDKIIMAVVTSVKASEWDQEKVVGFA; encoded by the coding sequence ATGGCACTTTCCGACCTGGCCGTTCGACGCGCCAAAGCCACCGGCAAGGACTACACCCTCCCCGACACGTTGGGCCTCTCCCTCGCTGTTGCAGCGACGGGAGGTAAGACTTGGCACTTCCGCTACTACTGGCTCAAGGAGCCCAAGCGGATGTCGTTCGGCACCTATCCCGAGGTATCGCTGCTCGAAGCCCGCGCGCTGCGCGACGAGGCGCGCGCCTTGGTCGCCAAGGGCATCAATCCCCGTGTTCACCGCAAGCAGAAGCGCGCCGCGGTCAAGCTCGCCGGCGAGCACACCTTCGAGGTCATCTACAGGAAGTGGTTTGCCCATCGCGCGCTCAGCCTCAAGAAGGGCCGGCAGACCACGCACTCCATCCTCCCGCGCGTCTTCGACAAGGATGTACTGCCCTACCTGGGCAAGCGCTCGATCTACGAGATCAAGCGCTCCGACCTCTTGGACGTGATCGCCAAGATCGAGAAGCGCAAGGCGCTCTCCGTTGCCGAGAAGGTCAGGACGTGGTTGAACCACTTGTTCCGCTACGCGCTGGTGATCGTGCCGGGGCTGGAGCAAAACCCGGCGTCCGACCTCGATGTGGTCGCCGTGCCGTTGCCGCCCGTGAACCACAACCCGTTCCTGCGCATGGAGGATCTGCCGAAGCTGTTGCAGCGGCTGCGCAAGTACCGCGGCAGGCTGCGCACCCAGCTTGGATTGCGGCTGCTGTGCCTGACCGGCGTGCGCACGGGCGAGTTGCGGCTGGCGACGCCCGATCAGTTCGACCTCGACAAGGGGTTGTGGATCATCCCGCCCGACGTCGTGAAGCAGTTGCAGGTGGACATGCGCAGGAAGCGCCAGCGGCCGCAGGACATTCCACCGTACATCGTGCCGCTGTCGGTGCAGGCCATCGAGATCGTCCGGCACATGCTGGAGGAGTTCAAGCCGGCCCAGCGCTATCTGCTCCGGCACGACAACGACCTGAAGAAGCGCATGAGCGAGAACACGCTCAACGGCGCGCTCAAGCGCATGGGCTACCGTGACCTGCTGACGGGGCACGGCATCCGGGCCACGATGTCCACCGCGCTCAACGAGTTCGGCTATCCGAAAGCCTGGGTGGACGCGCAACTCTCCCACGTCGATCCCAACAAGGTCAGCAGCACGTACAACCACGCCGAGTACGTGGAGCAGCGCCGCCGCATGATGCAGGATTGGGCCGACCGCCTCGACCTCTTTGAGCAGAACATGGTCGAAGCGGCGAGCATGCCGCTCACCATTCACCTGGAAGGCGTGCCCGCCATCGGGGGCGATCCCGCTGACAGCGCACCGCCCAGGGCGGCGACGACGCCGATCCTGCTCGTGACCAAGCCTGGCGATGCGATGCCGCTGGTGTCAGCCGCGGCGCAGCGGCTGCCGGCGGTCACGGCGCCGCGCTCGGTGATGGAGCAGCCACTGTCCGACGTTCAACGCAAGCGGATGGAACTCGTCGATGTTTTCGAGTCGCCGCACAACCTTCCGGTCGTCGAGTTCGCCAAGATGGCGGGCAAGTCGCGCCGGTGGATCAGCTACGAGATCAAGGCGGGCAACCTGCTGGCACTGAACCTGGGCAACCGCGGCCAGCGGGTGCCGGACTGGCACCTCGACCCGCTCAAACACGAGCTGGTCCAGTCCGTCATGAAGCTGAGCCGGGGCGCGGACCCTTGGCAGATTTACCACGCGCTGCTGCAGCCGCGTGCGATGCTGCGCGGCCGCTCGGCCCTGGAGGGCGCCACCGCCAACAATCTCGACAAGATCATCATGGCCGTGGTCACGAGCGTGAAGGCCAGCGAGTGGGATCAGGAGAAGGTGGTGGGGTTCGCATAG
- a CDS encoding D-amino acid dehydrogenase — protein sequence MQIMVLGAGVIGLTSAYYLSRAGHQVIVVDRHADVATETSYGNAGQLSYSYVAPLAGPGVLSKLPVWLMDKDSPVRFRPSANPDQWRWCLQFALACTRKRSNITTRRLLSLSFASRTLMHELVRDEPLLDFDFQHSGKLILHRSAAAMQSAVDLLEYQRSLGCEQTALSAQECVALEPALADVRKEIAGGIYTQSEDTADCYRFCQSLAAILRSRGVQFAMNTPIDELRLSKRGYVEARSGAATLQSENIIIATGTGSRSLLKPLGIDVPIYPLKGYSLTYHLGRHAGAPKISVTDFARKVVYARLGDRLRVAGMADLDGYSLKPDPARLATLRAETAAFLPKVAADQGEVREWTGLRPATPHGTPIIGPTPYRNLWLNVGHGALGFTLAAGSAALLTNWLDQNTDSALSSVFALSH from the coding sequence ATGCAGATCATGGTATTGGGTGCGGGCGTCATCGGCCTCACGAGCGCCTATTATTTGAGCCGCGCCGGGCATCAGGTGATCGTCGTCGACCGCCATGCGGACGTCGCAACCGAGACCAGCTACGGCAACGCGGGCCAGCTCTCGTACAGCTATGTCGCGCCGCTCGCGGGGCCGGGCGTGCTGTCGAAGCTTCCCGTCTGGCTGATGGATAAAGACTCGCCGGTTCGCTTCAGGCCCTCGGCCAATCCCGATCAATGGCGCTGGTGTTTGCAATTCGCGCTGGCTTGCACGCGCAAGCGCAGCAATATCACCACTCGCAGATTGCTTTCCCTGTCGTTTGCCAGCCGAACGCTCATGCACGAGCTGGTGCGGGACGAACCCCTGCTCGACTTCGATTTCCAGCATTCGGGCAAACTCATCTTGCATCGCTCCGCCGCCGCGATGCAATCCGCCGTGGACTTGCTCGAATACCAGCGCTCACTCGGCTGCGAGCAGACGGCGCTCAGCGCGCAAGAATGCGTCGCGCTCGAGCCCGCGCTAGCGGACGTGCGTAAAGAGATTGCCGGCGGCATTTATACCCAAAGCGAAGACACAGCGGACTGCTACCGCTTTTGCCAGAGCCTTGCGGCGATTCTGCGCTCACGCGGCGTGCAGTTTGCGATGAATACGCCGATCGACGAGCTCCGGCTTTCAAAGCGCGGCTACGTCGAGGCTCGCAGTGGCGCAGCCACGCTGCAATCGGAGAACATCATCATCGCGACCGGCACAGGCTCCAGAAGTCTGCTTAAACCGTTGGGGATCGACGTTCCCATCTACCCGCTCAAGGGCTATAGTTTGACCTACCACCTCGGCCGCCACGCCGGGGCGCCGAAGATCAGCGTCACCGATTTCGCGCGCAAGGTCGTCTATGCGCGCCTTGGCGACCGGCTGCGCGTGGCCGGCATGGCGGACCTCGACGGGTACTCATTGAAGCCCGACCCAGCCCGTCTCGCCACACTGCGCGCCGAGACGGCAGCCTTCCTGCCGAAGGTCGCGGCCGATCAGGGCGAAGTCAGAGAGTGGACTGGCCTGCGTCCTGCCACCCCGCACGGCACGCCAATCATTGGGCCCACACCGTATCGCAACCTTTGGCTCAATGTCGGACACGGCGCGCTTGGCTTCACATTGGCGGCGGGATCGGCGGCGCTGCTTACCAACTGGCTCGATCAAAATACCGATTCGGCGCTTTCCAGCGTATTTGCACTCAGTCATTGA
- a CDS encoding helix-turn-helix domain-containing protein produces the protein MTTRPTSPTDDAEDALLAARVGTAIAEQRRARGLTQAKLAEMIDLEQEAISRWERGTRMPTLHRLQQLSDALDCSVDQLLQRGSKRPDDQLAMIANALNGLDSDERELVVNFVQQFAGMLKAKHPAKSKRHK, from the coding sequence ATGACTACCCGCCCTACCTCGCCCACCGACGATGCCGAAGACGCGCTGCTTGCTGCTCGTGTCGGGACCGCCATTGCCGAACAACGGCGCGCACGCGGTCTGACTCAGGCCAAGCTTGCGGAGATGATCGATCTGGAACAGGAGGCGATTAGTCGATGGGAGCGCGGTACGAGGATGCCGACCTTGCATCGGCTCCAGCAGCTCAGCGACGCGCTGGACTGCTCGGTCGACCAGTTATTGCAACGTGGATCGAAGCGGCCGGACGACCAACTGGCGATGATTGCGAATGCGCTCAATGGATTGGATAGCGACGAGCGGGAACTCGTCGTGAATTTTGTTCAGCAATTCGCTGGCATGCTCAAGGCCAAGCATCCAGCAAAGAGCAAGCGGCACAAGTAG